Part of the Lates calcarifer isolate ASB-BC8 linkage group LG6, TLL_Latcal_v3, whole genome shotgun sequence genome, ACTAAGTGGTCAAAATAGAACTAACAGGTACAATAATACAACAAACTGAGTAATATTATATTCAGTCTGGGTACCATGGCCTGGTGTAGGAAGGGTAGGGGCCTTTTCCATTCAGTATCTGTGTACAGAGGCACACATCCACACCTCCACGTACTGATGTATATTACAAAATTTTATATAATTCAGTTATCATAATTTATAACAACACATTTGATTTCTTGTCAGTAAATTATACTTCAGCAAAAAGACACATACATATGAATCTTGCTGCTTTAACAGTGCTGGTTAtgaggatttttatttttctgaaggATCAGTCCCACTGAATGGGCTGAGCCAGATGTGGAGGAGCACAGTTTCACGTTGCTGCACAGCTTCTGGTACATCACAGGAGCTCTCACCCTGCAAGGTAACCCTGCAGTCAGCTAAATGGAACCacaggcacagaaacacacacactcctgctggCCGCTTCTTTCTATACTGTACACTctgttagaataaatacattgcATTGCAACCTGAATATTGCACAGTATGTTACAATGCTTTGACAAATGTTTCACAATATGAAACATTCCTTTTGTGGTTTTGGCAAACTGAATCATAAAAACTGAGCCAGAGcaatcataaaataatactgtaTACTGACATCAAACAAAATTCAGGATGGTGATCATCATCAGTAAACCCAATCTTCATTGTTTTAAACTGAGCatgaatttaaataattattacattttaacttttaaaagcaATGGGTTGCTTGGGTTTCCATCCAAAATGCAGCCCTGTTCACTGGATACTTCATTCTGCAATAGCAGCCATTTGACTGCTGTCTGTATCCTCTCAGGTGCTGGTCCTCACCCTAAAGCCCTGTCTGGACGTCTAGTCAGCGCCATCTGGTGGCTGTTTGCTGTCATGCTGCTGGCCTGCTACTTTGGCAACTTCAACTCCATGTTGCACTCCAACAGCAAACATGTTTCTATCAAGAGCTTTGAAGATCTTGCGAACCAGGATGTGATCAATTATGGCACAGTTGATGCTGGATCCACCATGCTTTTCTTTAAGGCACGTCCAGCAGCTCCTAACTAACTAGGGGTTTACAGTTGTTAGAGCTGGTCTGAGACAAGTTGATACACTGATTGAACAACGTGCAGTCCTGATATCTTGTACACCTGTTTAGAGCACATGAAAggattaagatttttttttttcatgcttttttcctccagaaTTCCAACAACCCTGTATACCGGCGTATCTACCAGAACATGGAACGTAAGAAGAGCTACGTGTCCAACATGGAGGAAGGTATTCGACGTGCCCAGGAGGGAAACTTTGCCTTCATTGGTGAGGCAGTGTCCTTGGACTTGACTGTGGCGCGCTACTGTAAATTGATCCGATCACAGGAGGTCATTGCTATGAGAGCCTACTCCATCGCAGCACCTCTTGGTGAGTCCTTTGGCCCTGTCCAGATGCTTTCTATTGTCTGGAGAGGCAAGTTGCTTTTTAATGGcacttaaagcaacactatgtacCTTTTTTgtacagcagcctctgcagccaaaagtggtaattacaggataTTGGTGCATTGAATTCTGTTGGACTCCAGTCTGAGCAATTACAGGTACTGGAAGCAGTGTAGGGCCATTGAGTTTTGACCACTCAGTTCTGCACTTCTTGTAGAACATTGTAGCCTATCAACCCAAGTTACATAGAGCAAGAACAGGCATTCAGGGCACAGGATGGGAATGGAGGAATCACCCTGCTTcctgttacaagtcagtgtactgccaaaattaaatcaaaatttaaatattttgagtAAAAATAgctgcataatgttgctttaacaaAATTCCTCACCACTGAAATTGTGATGTACTTTTAATTAGACTGTACTAATACTCTTGGAGTAATATGGGAGTAAATCCCTGTAGCAGGTTCAGTTGGTGGAAGGCCTAAAACCAGAATAGTGGAGGCTGTTAGGGCAACAGGTTAATGTTCATTGTTTTGGAGTGAGATGCTCAGcagtctctttgttttctcacacCACCTCTCTTTGCTCCACCAGGTTCCCCGCTGGTCAAAAACCTAACCATGGCCATCCTCCAGCTCAGTGAGTCTGGTGAACTTACATACCTGCGGGACAAGTGGTGGGCCAGCAGCTGCGTGGGTGCTGATGCGGACCACACCTCCGAAGCTCTACAGCCCCACCATCTGAGAGGCCTCTTCCTCCTTCTGGGTCTAGGACTTGCTGTCGGGGTACTGCTGGCCCTGCTGGAGCTCTTGTCCAGGGCCCGAACTCAAGCTAAGGATGGCAAGGTAGGGAAGAGTATTACAAGATGTAATTACATCATGGACTAACTTAATTCcttactttttcttctttactttcACAGAAATcatgctgctctgtgttgaCAGCAGAGCTGAACCGGAGGTTTGGCAGCGGAGGGGAGAGTGCAGAACAAGACAACTCAGACAAAAGCAAAGCCTAAAGAAATAATCTACACATTAGCTTTTGATAAGATAGTGTCAGAGATGAGAATAAGCCAAGAGCCTCTGCTCCATTCCATCGATACtagctttttctgtgtttttgtagtgACAGCCACATGTTGTGTGgtcattcagtgtgttttgtacTCTTCCAGAAAAGCTGGGTGACCACGTAGAGTGCTATCAACTAGTAGTTACAGCAGATTAGGCAACAAACCAAGGGACATAGAGCTTCAAACTACATGTACACCATATACTATACTGTACTATACTAATCACTCTGACTTAACTGTTTAATGATGTTGCATGTTGTCAGATACCCATGTCCCACTCCTAACTAACATGCATACATCTCTTCTAGAGCATTGATAGTCTTATAATAGTTGCTGTTTGCttgtatttttcaaataaaGTCCCCAATATCTCAAACGCTCTTTTATTGCAAAGTATACACTGCATCTTTATTTGTCATGGTGGAAAATTATATTTGGAAATTGTTAggtctttctctgtaaatataatagcCTAAAGAGTATGgactagacctgctctatatgaaaagtaccttgatataacttctgttgtgattcagtgctatataaataaaattgaattgaattgaattgaccACAAAATCCAGGTAATCAATCAGTCCCTATCACTTGATAGGGAAGCCACTGTACATACTGTTGAGAAGACAAAATGAATGTTAGATCCAGGATAGCTGTATTTTAACAAAGCAAAGAGTGACTGCAATATACTGAGAAGCAGAGAAGATGATTATGCTGCAGGAGTTCTTTTAAAAGTTtgtatgatcattttggtgTGAACATGTATCACTACTTAAGGGaagagaaaattatttttctcagCAAACAATTAATGCATATCATCACATAACCAAACTAGGCAGACATGCAACTCACCACTATATGACGCAAGGTAAcacaacctttaaaaaaaagctatgaGGGGACTGCtatgaatgcatgaatgaaaGTACCAGGCTTTTGCTAAAAATGAGCCCTTCTCCACCTCAGGAACCTGGGTCCAGAGGGCAGAATAGTGAAGTGTTGGTTAATTGAGTGTGTGATGCCCTGTGCTATTGTGTTTGCAATATATGTGGAGGCCTCACAATTGAGCTTTTGGAGTTTGGGTGTGGGGAGATCTATTATCTTGGGAGCAGTGTTGATGATGCATGAGAGTTTTGCCTTTTTGTGACAAAGAGGATGTTAAAGAAACAGGTGGAGCAGTAGAGTAAAATGGGTTGAACAGTGCTTGAGTACAGCCTTAAAAGGAAGTGGGAGAGTGACATAGAGTCCTTTTAGTTTCTGGATTACCAGTAATCTTTGATAACACCTTTCCTGAATGTCCTTTGTGTGCTGGTCAAAGCTGAACTCATTGTCCCATTGTTATAACACAATGGGGCACTAACGAATTCGAAACTAACTTTTCTACCAACGACTGTCACCCTAACGACTGTCGTTGGCACATGGAGCACAAAGGatccatgacatcatcagtcTTGTGAAAGCcctcacagaggttaaatacctgggtctccacaccaaactttagttggaccagtcccagcctggtcagatgcgtGCAGgtactgaagaagcctcttggatgagaggtgaaacgtcttcctagacagcaactaagtccagttgcgtttaaatttccttgagataactatgtCCTGGATGAATGGGAATATTCACAGGCTCATTGTCCAACGAGAGTCCAAGATATTTGAAGCTGTCAATCATTTCAACTGTTTGGTTGTTGATGAGGATGGGGTACTAAGGTGACGGCGCCCTTATTACTAGGTCCTCTGTTTCCCTGACATTGAGGTAGAGGTGGTGAAGTGAGCAGGCCATGTTGAGATAGTCTGGAACAAAATGGTTGTTGTAAGAAGAGGAAGAATGGCAGTGTCATCAGAGTATTAGAGGTAGGTGGTGGTGGCTGTGGGGGTAGTACATCATAGATGTACAGTGTATAGAGAAATGGGCTCAGCACACAACCCTGCAGTGCACCAGTGTTGATGGTGAGTGCAGGGCCTACCAGACCCCTTTGCCCTATATGTCACTTAGGATATTGCCTAGGACATGAATcagatggaggaggtggtgggggtgcCCCTCTTGGTCCTGTAGGCAAATTGGAGTGGGTCCAATTGTTGATCAACAATTGGCAGGATAGTGTGTAGCAGCTGCTTCTCCAGGCACTTCATTAGTATGGATGTGAGGGGAGCAGGGTGGTAGTGATTGAGTTCTGTGGGTTGAGATTTTCTGGGCACAGAGATTGTTGTTAGTTTTCCAGAGGATGGATATTGTGGCAGACCAGTATGATTCACAGAAGAATGAGTTAAGGTTTGGCTAGAGTTCCATGGTACAGGACTTGAGCACCCTTGATCACCTCTGACAATGTACATCCTCGTTAACACATTCTTCCATGTAGTCCTGGATGTTG contains:
- the si:ch211-251b21.1 gene encoding probable glutamate receptor — encoded protein: MKGSTSLVLCVVAVTAWLFTSDAKELSITTIKQDPYTMSKGSELEGYCIDLISELSKKLGFKYKLHLVKDNRYGSMDSSGNWNGMIGEIIRGEADLAVASLTLTAVREQFVDMTTPFMQTGIGFILHKDLASEESTFSLLSPFSTDTWVGILIAFLLTGLCIFLVGRISPTEWAEPDVEEHSFTLLHSFWYITGALTLQGAGPHPKALSGRLVSAIWWLFAVMLLACYFGNFNSMLHSNSKHVSIKSFEDLANQDVINYGTVDAGSTMLFFKNSNNPVYRRIYQNMERKKSYVSNMEEGIRRAQEGNFAFIGEAVSLDLTVARYCKLIRSQEVIAMRAYSIAAPLGSPLVKNLTMAILQLSESGELTYLRDKWWASSCVGADADHTSEALQPHHLRGLFLLLGLGLAVGVLLALLELLSRARTQAKDGKKSCCSVLTAELNRRFGSGGESAEQDNSDKSKA